A portion of the Citrobacter rodentium NBRC 105723 = DSM 16636 genome contains these proteins:
- the hybG gene encoding hydrogenase maturation factor HybG, producing the protein MCIGVPGQVLAVGEDIHQLAQVEVCGIRREVNIALICEGDPADLVGQWVLVHVGFAMSIIDEDEARATLDALRRMEYDVTSA; encoded by the coding sequence ATGTGTATTGGCGTTCCTGGGCAGGTTCTGGCGGTAGGTGAAGATATTCACCAACTGGCGCAGGTGGAAGTATGCGGCATCAGGCGCGAGGTGAATATCGCCCTGATCTGCGAGGGCGATCCTGCGGACCTGGTCGGACAGTGGGTGCTGGTGCACGTGGGCTTCGCGATGAGCATTATTGATGAAGATGAAGCCAGAGCCACGCTGGACGCGCTGCGCCGTATGGAGTATGACGTCACCAGCGCGTGA
- the gss gene encoding bifunctional glutathionylspermidine amidase/synthase — MSKGTTSQDAPFGTLLGYAPGGVAIYSSDYSSLDPRDYADDAAFRSYIGNEYMGHKWQCVEFARRFLFLNYGVVFTDVGMAWEIFSLRFLREVVNDNILPLQAFANGSARAPVAGALLIWQKGGEFKDTGHVAIITQLLDNKIRIAEQNVIHMPLPPGQQWTRELEMVVDNGCYTLKDTFDDTTILGWMIQTGDTQHSLPQPEIGNDSLKIRGARLENKGQFDGKWLDEHDPLQKAYIAANGHVINQDPYQFFTISESAEQELIKATNELHLMYLHATDKVLKDDNLLALFDIPKILWPRLRLSWKRRRHHMITGRMDFCMDERGLKVYEYNADSASCHTEAGLILERWAEQGYAGQGHNPAEGLINELAGAWKHSRARPFVHIMQDKDIEENYHAQFMQQALHQAGFESKILRGLDELRWDEAGQLIDGDGRLVNCVWKTWAWETAIEQVREVSETEYAAVPIRTGHTEQEVRLIDVLLRPEVLVFEPLWTVIPGNKAILPILWQLFPQHRYLLDTDFVVNDELAQTGYAVKPIAGRCGSNIDLVSHQEELLDKTSGKFAEQKNIYQQLWCLPKVDGKYIQVCTFTVGGNYGGTCLRGDESLVIKKESDIEPLIVVKE, encoded by the coding sequence ATGAGCAAAGGAACGACCAGTCAGGATGCTCCCTTCGGGACATTGTTGGGCTATGCCCCCGGTGGCGTAGCAATTTACTCTTCAGATTACAGCTCCCTCGACCCACGGGACTATGCCGACGACGCCGCGTTTCGTAGCTACATCGGCAACGAATATATGGGCCACAAATGGCAGTGCGTTGAGTTCGCCCGCCGTTTTCTTTTTCTTAACTATGGCGTGGTGTTTACCGACGTCGGCATGGCGTGGGAGATCTTTTCGCTGCGTTTCTTACGCGAAGTGGTCAACGACAATATTCTGCCGCTACAGGCGTTTGCCAATGGTTCCGCCCGCGCGCCGGTTGCCGGGGCGCTGCTGATCTGGCAGAAGGGCGGAGAGTTTAAAGACACCGGCCATGTAGCGATTATCACCCAGTTGCTGGATAACAAAATCCGTATTGCCGAGCAGAACGTGATTCATATGCCGCTGCCGCCGGGTCAACAGTGGACGCGCGAGCTGGAGATGGTGGTCGACAACGGCTGCTATACCCTGAAAGATACCTTTGACGACACTACGATTCTGGGCTGGATGATCCAGACCGGGGATACGCAGCATAGCCTGCCACAGCCGGAGATTGGCAATGATTCGCTGAAGATCCGCGGCGCAAGGCTGGAGAATAAAGGCCAGTTTGACGGCAAATGGCTGGATGAACATGATCCGCTGCAAAAAGCCTATATCGCCGCTAACGGCCATGTCATTAATCAGGACCCGTATCAGTTTTTCACCATCAGCGAAAGCGCCGAGCAGGAGCTGATAAAAGCGACCAACGAACTGCATTTGATGTATCTGCACGCTACTGACAAGGTGCTGAAAGATGATAATCTGCTGGCGCTGTTCGATATACCAAAAATACTCTGGCCGCGTTTGCGCCTTTCCTGGAAGCGTCGACGCCACCATATGATCACCGGTCGTATGGATTTTTGCATGGATGAACGCGGGCTGAAGGTCTACGAGTACAACGCCGATTCCGCCTCATGTCATACCGAGGCTGGTCTGATTCTCGAACGCTGGGCGGAACAGGGCTATGCGGGGCAAGGGCATAATCCGGCGGAAGGATTAATCAACGAGCTGGCCGGCGCGTGGAAGCACAGCCGCGCGCGTCCTTTCGTGCATATCATGCAGGACAAGGACATTGAGGAGAACTACCACGCGCAGTTTATGCAGCAGGCGCTGCATCAGGCCGGGTTTGAAAGTAAAATCCTGCGCGGGCTGGATGAGTTGCGCTGGGATGAAGCCGGGCAACTGATTGACGGCGACGGTCGGCTGGTGAACTGCGTCTGGAAAACCTGGGCGTGGGAGACAGCGATCGAGCAGGTGCGCGAGGTCAGCGAAACTGAATATGCGGCGGTGCCGATTCGCACAGGGCATACCGAGCAGGAAGTGCGGCTGATAGACGTGCTGTTGCGCCCGGAAGTGCTGGTTTTTGAGCCGCTGTGGACCGTGATCCCCGGCAACAAAGCGATCCTGCCGATTTTGTGGCAGTTGTTCCCGCAACATCGTTATCTGCTGGATACCGATTTCGTGGTGAACGACGAGCTGGCGCAAACCGGTTATGCGGTGAAACCGATAGCGGGCCGCTGCGGCAGCAATATCGACCTGGTAAGCCACCAGGAAGAGCTGCTGGATAAAACCAGCGGTAAATTTGCCGAGCAGAAGAACATCTATCAACAGCTCTGGTGTCTGCCAAAGGTCGACGGGAAATATATCCAGGTCTGTACCTTTACCGTGGGCGGCAATTACGGCGGCACCTGCCTGCGCGGCGATGAGTCGCTGGTAATTAAGAAAGAGAGCGATATCGAGCCGCTGATAGTGGTGAAAGAGTAG